CGACGACGCGGACGCAGACGAGGCCGCCGCCATCGCCGCCTCCATCGGCGCGCACTTACAGGACCTCGCCGCCGCCGCGGCGGACGCAGACGAGGAGACGTGGGAGGGCCAGCGCTGGACGTTCGCTGGCCGGATGGAGGCGCTCCAACAACGTACCGTTCGGGTTCCCGACGGTGCCCCGCAAAGCGCGTGGGCGGCCGCAGGCCGAACCGATAGAATGAGATAACCGGATATTCAACACACCCATATTCACAAATGTTCGATAAGGTTCTCGTCGCCAACCGAGGTGAAAT
This sequence is a window from Haladaptatus sp. QDMS2. Protein-coding genes within it:
- a CDS encoding acc operon protein — its product is MNVEDLLAALDIDDADADEAAAIAASIGAHLQDLAAAAADADEETWEGQRWTFAGRMEALQQRTVRVPDGAPQSAWAAAGRTDRMR